One Oncorhynchus keta strain PuntledgeMale-10-30-2019 chromosome 11, Oket_V2, whole genome shotgun sequence DNA window includes the following coding sequences:
- the LOC118379108 gene encoding zinc finger protein 11-like — protein MSKLQLLNVFITERLTTAAIEIFGSAEKTLAEYQERLTTAAFEIFVVVEKTIAEVQGENDRLRGLLLGHLGADPQQLNLPEEEVSPKQQQHCEQEWSPSPGKEDPEPTQITEEQKELRTSQEEEQLQRLRSATTEVVQLIFIPPCVESDCDQDSKTDSLPSNTTEQTQSALDDEDYRASQLSSHSQLLSALNPHCSAALSEIIVSIDEDEGEELPSWSKRTREKKKPISQVCTEAKTTSELKAPLKPHTNRRPCKCHVCSKCFKTPGPLKVHWRIHTGEKSHRCPFCCQRFKSLNVLQLHQKVHTGEKDRPQQCPVCCKSFHSTASLKYHQRIHTGEKSFKCQKGGRSVRCKCYVNKHMRTTRPGAKTYSCPVCSKSSLKEHQMLHSEKPNQSSVCSTDFINSLPNYKVHQSTHTGEKSFKCPVCIKSFASASLLKIHQIYHTGEKSHKCKECDKCFYRKGHLVRHMMTHTGEKFYKCSVCEKRFISLSALKKHCEIEEDPCRHEVCGKSRMWKGSLTEHLNTHTGKKSSKRLVYEKGLASSSVLKRDQLDHCGGKPEENQSERESYLCSDCGKSFRTISYLRVHMKTHRERELHKCPVCGKCFTSSPYFKLHQRIHTGEKQHRCSVCSKSFTLRGHLTEHVRTHTGEKPFKCPVCGKSFTSSSVLKRHQQNHCGKTAKEKQSEETSYLCSDCGKSFRTMSYLRVHMKTHREREVHKCPVCGKGFRWGSSLKIHQRIHTGEKPFLCTVCSKSFTWKGTLIEHMKNHTGEKSHQCHVCSKRFVYSRSLSRHMMSHTGEKPFKCPVCGICCTTSSLLKCHQRIHTGVKPYLCNVCSKEFTWKGGLTQHMKSHTGERPYKCPVCEKGFITSGDLTRHTRVHTGEKPFRCNDCNKCFSQISSLKSHMKNIH, from the coding sequence ATCCCCAGCAGCTAAATCTCCCTGAAGAGGAGGTTTCCCCTAAGCAGCAGCAGCATTGTGAGCAGGAGTGGAGCCCCAGTCCAGGGAAGGAGGACCCAGAGCCCACACAGATTACAGAGGAACAGAAGGAACTCAGGACCagtcaggaggaagagcagcttcaaAGACTTAGGTCTGCTACTACAGAGGTTGTACAATTGATATTTATTCCTCCCTGTGTGGAAAGTGACTGTGACCAGGACAGCAAGACGGACTCTCTACCCTCCAACACAACTGAACAGACCCAATCAGCATTGGATGACGAGGACTACAGAGCATCACAACTATCCAGTCACTCTCAACTCCTCTCTGCATTAAATCCACACTGTTCTGCAGCTCTGAGTGAAATCATTGTAAGTATTGATGAAGACGAGGGTGAAGAACTACCGTCATGGTCAAAGAGAACACGGGAAAAGAAGAAACCAATCTCTCAAGTCTGCACTGAGGCCAAGACAACCAGTGAGCTGAAAGCACCTTTAAAGCCTCACACAAACAGGAGACCATGCAAGTGTCATGTGTGCAGTAAATGCTTTAAGACACCAGGCCCTTTAAAGGTACATTGGAGaattcacacaggggagaaatcacACCGCTGTCCTTTTTGTTGTCAACGATTTAAGTCATTAAACGTTCTACAACTACACCAGAAAGTTCACACTGGGGAGAAAGATAGACCACAGCAATGTCCTGTGTGCTGTAAGTCCTTTCATAGCACAGCTTCTTTAAAATATCATCAGCGaattcacacaggggagaaatcaTTTAAGTGCCAAAAAGGTGGCAGATCAGTTAGATGCAAGTGCTACGTCAACAAGCATATGAGGACTACCCGCCCAGGTGCAAAGACATACAGCTGTCCTGTGTGCAGTAAAAGCAGTCTAAAGGAACACCAGATGCTTCATAGTGAGAAACCCAATCAGTCTTCTGTGTGCAGTACAGACTTTATTAACTCCTTACCCAATTATAAAGTACATCAGAgcactcacacaggagagaaatcattTAAGTGTCCCGTGTGCATTAAAAGCTTCGCAAGTGCAAGTCTTTTAAAAATACACCAGATATatcacacaggggagaaatcgCACAAGTGCAAAGAATGCGACAAATGCTTCTACCGCAAGGGGCATCTGGTCAGGCATATGATGactcacacaggggagaaatTCTATAAGTGCTCTGTATGTGAAAAACGCTTTATATCATTGTCTGCTCTAAAAAAACACTGTGAAATCGAAGAGGACCCTTGTCGTCATGAAGTTTGTGGCAAAAGCCGCATGTGGAAGGGAAGCTTGACGGAACACTTAAATACGCACACAGGGAAGAAATCATCTAAGCGCCTTGTATATGAAAAAGGCCTCGCATCATCAAGTGTTCTAAAACGCGACCAGCTGGACCACTGCGGAGGGAAACCAGAAGAGAATCAATCCGAGAGAGAGTCGTATCTCTGCAGCGACTGTGGCAAAAGCTTCCGAACCATCAGTTACCTGAGAGTGCATATGAaaacgcacagagagagagagctgcataAATGTCCTGTATGTGGAAAGTGCTTCACGTCATCGCCTTATTTCAAACTCCACCAGCGAATCCACACCGGAGAGAAACAACATCGGTGCAGCGTTTGCAGCAAAAGCTTCACTCTGAGGGGACACCTGACGGAACACGTGAGGactcacacaggggagaaaccattTAAGTGTCCGGTATGTGGGAAAAGTTTTACATCTTCAAGTGTTCTAAAACGTCACCAGCAGAATCACTGTGGAAAAACTGCAAAAGAAAAGCAATCTGAGGAAACGTCGTATCTCTGCAGCGACTGTGGCAAAAGTTTCAGAACAATGAGTTACCTGAGAGTGCATATGaagactcacagagagagagaggtgcataAATGTCCTGTATGTGGAAAAGGCTTCAGGTGGGGCTCTTCGCTAAAAATCCATCAGagaattcacacaggagagaaaccttttcTGTGCACGGTTTGTAGCAAAAGCTTCACTTGGAAGGGAACCCTAATAGAACACATGAAGAatcacacaggggagaaatcacATCAGTGCCACGTCTGCAGCAAAAGGTTTGTTTATAGCAGAAGCCTGTCTCGTCACATGATGtctcacacaggggagaaacctttTAAGTGTCCCGTATGTGGAATATGCTGTACAACATCAAGTCTTCTGAAATGCCACCAGCGAATTCACACCGGTGTGAAACCATATCTATGTAACGTTTGTAGCAAAGAATTCACTTGGAAGGGAGGTCTGACACAACATATGAAAAGTCACACAGGGGAGAGACCATATAAGTGCCCTGTGTGTGAAAAGGGCTTTATAACGTCGGGCGATCTGACACGCCACACGCGTGTTCACACCGGAGAGAAACCATTTCGCTGCAATGATTGTAACAAATGCTTTAGTCAGATCAGTTCCCTTAAATCACACATGAAGAAtattcactag